The Barnesiella intestinihominis YIT 11860 genome includes a window with the following:
- the mnmD gene encoding tRNA (5-methylaminomethyl-2-thiouridine)(34)-methyltransferase MnmD gives MIIEQTEDGIPTLYLPRMDEHYHSTKGALAEARHVYIDSALRASGKKEINVLEIGFGTGLNTFLTFLESQEKGLRINYTTFELYPLSPDITEKLNYPALIAPSSESIFALLHQCEWNQKIAISPLFTLYKRHADLTRTSLEGIYDVVYFDAFAPEKQPEMWDEKIFREIFSHLSPGGILSTYCAKGEIRRRLQSVGFTVERLPGPPNGKREILRASKR, from the coding sequence ATGATTATAGAACAAACCGAAGATGGTATCCCCACTCTCTATTTGCCGAGAATGGACGAACATTACCACTCCACCAAAGGGGCTTTGGCGGAAGCTCGGCATGTATACATCGACTCTGCATTGCGAGCTTCTGGGAAAAAAGAAATCAATGTCCTTGAAATAGGTTTCGGAACCGGATTAAACACATTTCTTACATTTCTCGAATCACAGGAAAAAGGATTAAGGATAAATTATACCACCTTCGAACTATATCCTCTCTCCCCCGACATAACCGAAAAATTGAACTACCCGGCGCTCATAGCCCCAAGCTCAGAATCGATATTCGCTCTTTTACATCAATGCGAATGGAATCAAAAGATCGCTATATCACCCTTGTTTACCTTATACAAACGCCATGCCGACCTCACCCGAACCTCTCTCGAAGGAATATACGACGTGGTTTATTTCGATGCGTTCGCTCCCGAAAAGCAACCCGAAATGTGGGACGAGAAAATTTTCCGGGAGATTTTCAGTCACTTGTCTCCGGGTGGTATTCTGAGCACCTACTGTGCGAAAGGGGAAATAAGACGAAGGCTTCAATCTGTCGGGTTTACGGTAGAACGGTTACCCGGCCCGCCGAACGGTAAACGGGAAATTCTAAGAGCATCCAAAAGATAA
- a CDS encoding class I SAM-dependent methyltransferase, with protein MNFFDEMAGVWNKTCRYDTGRIEKVLSVLQLKQGDTVLDIGTGTGVMIPFIREQVGHYAPIVAVDSSEKMLREASLRFPNAGVSFVRADVERDRLGGRFNAILLYSVFPHFRYPVDTIARLVTDNLYCGGRLLIAHSQSREQLNEMHKRISDKVFARNLLPVAEQVAQFTEIGLSVASFDETDEYYYILLQRVGRKLGASVADAIY; from the coding sequence GGGAGGATAGAAAAAGTGCTGTCTGTTTTACAATTGAAACAAGGCGATACGGTTCTCGACATAGGTACGGGAACGGGAGTTATGATACCTTTTATCCGGGAACAGGTAGGGCACTATGCTCCTATTGTGGCTGTGGACAGTTCTGAAAAGATGCTGAGGGAGGCTTCTTTGCGTTTTCCCAATGCAGGAGTTAGCTTTGTCCGGGCCGATGTGGAGCGGGATCGTTTGGGTGGACGTTTCAATGCTATTTTGCTGTATTCGGTGTTCCCTCATTTTCGTTATCCGGTAGATACGATTGCCCGCTTGGTAACCGATAATCTGTATTGTGGTGGTAGATTGTTGATTGCCCATTCCCAAAGTCGGGAACAATTAAATGAAATGCACAAACGTATATCGGATAAAGTTTTTGCCCGAAATTTATTACCGGTAGCGGAACAAGTCGCCCAGTTTACGGAGATAGGCTTGTCTGTGGCTTCGTTCGATGAAACCGATGAATACTATTATATCTTGTTACAGCGAGTCGGTAGGAAATTGGGTGCCTCGGTAGCCGATGCAATCTATTGA